A stretch of the Prosthecobacter debontii genome encodes the following:
- a CDS encoding SEL1-like repeat protein: MKPDLPTGANAMTRLGIPVQEAFETQVADFQRQARKAALRGPGTTLSLGRRCCSPFLGGGRGAFLRRTSGLVMAWHPLATILPLKKAVFFPRKRHGRNEMDLYDLGMILLTPARVWLLWIWLAVLGLSGVAWAQKAETGTERRTSAAAERVYQIGLAQAMPEDGPQDLKAAVVPFKQAAVLGHAKAAFLLAQFYFEGEVVPKDEVEGMRLLRASAARGHGDALMDLAERLYHAGGSGDAEMLSCATQVAERGHAKAQYLLGTLHDEGRVVKKDPAAALQWFLKAAALGFRKAQFNAGVHYALGKGAAKDEAEAAWWYRQAAEQGDELAQYNLGVFFSKGRGVAQDAAKAARWYTRAAEQGMPEAARNLSILHFTGRGVAKDLGKACLWLLIADRMGSPTAAAEVKELEAAGLTRSQRVEAERLAAEFTPVKEPDPFKAPVLEAAPASSAAPEPAPADLAEARRQATAFVPVPEKAEGPAQGGMTEEEVELVRKAAEGGHAEAQVKMSRLYQSGHRVPKDNAQAAKWARKAAEQGHADGQHNLALAYFFGYGVPQDAALAVQWEQKAAVQGLVAAQYSLGLHYRNGLGVSKDAEAAARWLRKAAEQGHVDAQLMLAIHSTDALQPADLLSACRWALIARANGSTRALRLLEFLEPALSPAQMAEARSQADAFVPVPEKADAPAAHPAQSPSSADSPPLTEQIKSLRRDAGRGNAEAQWTLAERYRTGDGVAKDPAAAARWMRRAAEQGHARATPMLGHLYFTGEGVEADPVEAMKWMLRAAEWGDANAQCVVARAYGRGRGVKQDPAAQYQWHLKAAAHGHPEAQYGLGVSLILGDGVPKDEEAAAAWFLKAANQGHAEAQMNLGSLYGHGQGVPLDYMQAYRWMLIAAAQGTEGAAPHAKTIESVLTPAEKAEGKRLADTFVPVREK; this comes from the coding sequence ATGAAGCCCGATCTGCCAACGGGGGCCAACGCCATGACCCGCCTGGGCATCCCGGTGCAGGAGGCCTTCGAAACCCAAGTGGCCGACTTCCAACGCCAAGCCAGAAAGGCAGCGCTGCGGGGGCCTGGCACGACGCTATCGCTCGGCAGGCGCTGCTGCTCGCCATTTCTGGGGGGGGGACGAGGTGCTTTTTTGCGGCGGACTTCAGGATTGGTCATGGCCTGGCATCCGCTTGCTACCATCCTCCCACTTAAAAAAGCGGTCTTTTTTCCGAGAAAAAGGCATGGCAGGAATGAGATGGATTTGTATGATTTGGGCATGATTTTGCTCACCCCTGCCCGTGTTTGGCTCCTTTGGATCTGGCTGGCGGTTCTGGGCTTGTCGGGGGTGGCTTGGGCGCAGAAGGCGGAAACGGGCACGGAAAGAAGAACGAGCGCAGCAGCGGAGAGGGTGTATCAGATCGGGCTGGCCCAAGCGATGCCCGAAGACGGGCCTCAGGATCTGAAGGCGGCGGTGGTGCCTTTCAAGCAGGCGGCGGTGTTGGGCCATGCAAAGGCGGCTTTCCTGCTGGCGCAATTTTATTTTGAGGGGGAGGTGGTGCCCAAGGATGAGGTGGAGGGCATGCGGCTGTTGCGTGCTTCAGCCGCACGGGGGCATGGGGATGCGCTGATGGATCTGGCGGAGCGTTTATACCATGCCGGCGGAAGCGGGGATGCTGAGATGCTGAGCTGTGCCACCCAGGTGGCGGAGCGCGGCCATGCGAAGGCGCAATACTTGCTAGGAACACTGCACGATGAGGGCCGTGTGGTGAAGAAGGACCCGGCGGCGGCGCTGCAATGGTTCCTGAAGGCGGCGGCGCTGGGCTTTCGGAAGGCCCAGTTCAATGCGGGGGTCCATTACGCCTTGGGGAAGGGGGCGGCGAAGGATGAGGCGGAGGCTGCTTGGTGGTACCGCCAGGCGGCGGAGCAGGGCGATGAGCTGGCTCAATACAACCTGGGCGTGTTTTTTTCCAAGGGGCGGGGCGTGGCGCAGGATGCGGCCAAAGCGGCACGCTGGTACACCCGCGCGGCTGAGCAGGGGATGCCAGAGGCAGCACGGAACTTGTCCATCCTGCATTTTACGGGCCGGGGGGTGGCGAAGGACCTGGGGAAGGCCTGCCTGTGGCTGCTCATCGCGGACCGAATGGGGAGTCCCACCGCCGCTGCGGAGGTGAAAGAGCTGGAGGCTGCCGGGCTGACCCGCAGCCAGCGGGTGGAGGCGGAGCGCCTCGCTGCTGAGTTTACCCCTGTGAAGGAGCCGGATCCTTTCAAAGCTCCGGTCCTGGAGGCAGCGCCCGCCAGCTCCGCCGCTCCCGAACCCGCCCCCGCCGACCTGGCTGAAGCCCGCCGACAGGCAACCGCCTTTGTTCCGGTGCCGGAGAAGGCCGAAGGGCCTGCCCAGGGGGGAATGACGGAGGAAGAAGTGGAGCTTGTGAGGAAGGCGGCCGAAGGCGGCCATGCCGAGGCCCAGGTGAAGATGTCCCGCCTGTATCAGAGCGGCCACCGCGTGCCCAAAGACAATGCCCAGGCGGCGAAATGGGCGCGTAAGGCGGCCGAACAGGGCCATGCCGACGGCCAGCACAATCTGGCCCTAGCCTACTTTTTTGGCTACGGCGTGCCCCAGGATGCCGCCCTGGCCGTCCAATGGGAGCAGAAAGCTGCCGTGCAGGGCCTAGTCGCGGCTCAATACAGTCTGGGGCTGCATTACCGGAACGGGCTGGGTGTGTCCAAAGATGCCGAAGCAGCCGCCCGCTGGCTGCGCAAAGCGGCGGAACAGGGCCATGTGGATGCCCAGCTCATGCTGGCCATCCACTCTACTGATGCCCTACAGCCCGCGGACCTCCTCAGCGCCTGCCGCTGGGCTCTCATCGCCCGCGCCAACGGCTCCACCCGCGCCCTCAGGCTGCTGGAGTTTCTGGAGCCCGCCCTCTCCCCCGCCCAGATGGCCGAAGCGCGAAGCCAGGCCGACGCCTTTGTGCCTGTCCCGGAGAAGGCCGATGCGCCCGCCGCCCACCCCGCCCAAAGCCCATCATCCGCCGACAGCCCGCCTCTGACGGAGCAGATCAAGTCCCTGCGGCGCGACGCCGGGCGTGGTAACGCCGAAGCCCAATGGACTCTGGCAGAGCGGTACCGGACGGGGGATGGCGTGGCAAAAGACCCCGCAGCAGCCGCCCGGTGGATGCGCAGGGCGGCGGAGCAGGGCCATGCTAGGGCGACCCCCATGCTGGGCCACCTTTACTTCACCGGCGAGGGCGTGGAGGCGGACCCGGTGGAAGCCATGAAATGGATGCTCCGTGCCGCCGAATGGGGAGATGCCAACGCCCAGTGCGTCGTCGCCCGGGCGTACGGCCGCGGGCGCGGGGTGAAGCAAGACCCCGCCGCGCAGTACCAATGGCATCTCAAAGCTGCCGCCCACGGCCATCCTGAGGCGCAGTACGGTCTGGGCGTCAGCCTGATCCTAGGAGATGGCGTGCCGAAAGACGAGGAAGCCGCCGCCGCTTGGTTTCTCAAGGCCGCCAACCAGGGCCATGCGGAGGCACAGATGAACCTCGGCAGCCTGTATGGCCACGGCCAGGGTGTGCCGCTGGACTACATGCAGGCCTACCGCTGGATGCTGATCGCCGCCGCCCAGGGCACCGAGGGCGCGGCCCCCCATGCCAAGACCATCGAGAGTGTCCTCACCCCGGCGGAAAAAGCCGAGGGCAAGCGCCTCGCGGACACCTTTGTGCCAGTGCGTGAGAAGTGA
- a CDS encoding MuF-C-terminal domain-containing protein produces the protein MFKGATLHDLIEEFAEVGVKRATTQETRRNLLSSLRDAEAKLQAAERAAGETVTPLFRTRNDAEIEDSDIIEAFSHVAKSYYSNEAEGKHTRRYVQALRQAVIGSGAFKWIHALGAKLGNVMKRAEMIRQVRKGPGFTPELEALIRQSVGLKDTAVSPPSVTPNQKQVYVESTSFSLAPSNPERDSRPLAPLKISTSALMGSRGEMRKQVRDYIAANLQGKVLFNKDTGWGIGFNSESKAESVSKARKEKTFRAGLQIEEITQQAVLLGATKVEEKRAHDTSRFHYFAMPVEIDGTLSTAWFNTRELLESGRHMFYEFGLFEKSEAQATQGLGQGAQGILSAAPQPGPPLTIGDFIGEIKHTLPAAIKVEQASFSQVDNTSFSLAFHPRPVTQANYQKKLDAWQAGENLGRVPISLGLTPPVLRVAGADARGLFMPPSLFDKVTKDAHAVPVEALRGLLDALYNPVAVFQSRTRADSLVVLTEYQEKGMPVIAAITLDKSAGADWIINEVASIYGRPSRDIAAMFAESPLYINPQKSLAWSKQVGLQLPKRPTPQRGQGSIPGPEDVVKWIESRTKASTNPVAPGAVNENGQAKPGASDGRSGTSFSLSPAPATLHFIDSKTEQGIIKSDEHRSPETLFKTLTGHDPRGNRTGPGTDAKLPWKPGRSILSHSRFVAWARENEREIDPASFKAIDEANFGGEHAIFLDTQTGRVVKLTKPGLFGYHAEDAGRYLQRMALGNRAFGDDVTFEGVVKLPGEHDYRAVISQPFVFGRPATQPEVADFLSTKGYHPYEGNWVHPILGITVRDTITEGNARMQDDGTVMPIDWILEPTPLADLRAVRELTGQGRETSFSLGPATPLNPPQTPLELESTYDTSPHDPQRRTPHDTGRNAGSSPGIIARDVLGRDRRIAGQEPPSEALRGNAGDIQRQYATLLAWAEEKGLIFDPARLGPEMDSRGEHRVHRPLEVRDAGRVLKVTLPNGSGMTRRALRLRDGGEKLLEDDALPAEYLERWELHNELLGDDAKFEGILQTPQGPAIVMSQTYVEGTLPSEKEIETVLEKQGWHPTGDGHWQRWHEGQLIGLADVKPSNWIRTATGQVFAIDVIPFIPSATITKKWLPIPSSK, from the coding sequence TTGTTTAAAGGAGCGACTCTCCATGACCTCATCGAGGAGTTTGCCGAAGTGGGCGTCAAACGCGCCACTACCCAGGAGACACGGCGGAACTTGCTGAGCTCTCTACGCGATGCCGAGGCTAAGCTCCAGGCTGCCGAGAGGGCTGCCGGAGAGACGGTCACGCCGCTGTTCCGCACGCGGAACGATGCGGAGATCGAAGACTCCGACATCATTGAGGCCTTCAGCCACGTCGCCAAAAGTTATTACAGTAACGAGGCGGAGGGCAAACACACTCGACGTTATGTCCAGGCGCTGCGCCAGGCGGTCATCGGCTCCGGAGCCTTTAAATGGATCCATGCGTTGGGGGCTAAGCTGGGCAATGTGATGAAACGTGCCGAGATGATCCGCCAGGTGCGAAAAGGCCCCGGCTTCACCCCGGAACTGGAGGCCCTTATCCGCCAGTCCGTGGGGTTGAAGGACACCGCAGTATCCCCGCCGAGCGTGACACCTAACCAAAAGCAGGTGTATGTGGAGAGCACCTCATTCAGCCTCGCACCCTCAAATCCCGAGCGGGACAGCCGACCTCTTGCTCCCCTTAAGATTAGCACATCAGCTCTGATGGGCTCTCGTGGGGAAATGCGCAAACAAGTGCGTGACTACATCGCAGCCAATCTGCAAGGCAAAGTCCTTTTCAATAAAGATACTGGCTGGGGCATCGGATTTAATTCTGAAAGCAAGGCTGAATCTGTGTCAAAAGCACGCAAAGAAAAAACGTTTCGAGCCGGGCTGCAAATCGAAGAAATCACCCAGCAGGCGGTTCTGCTCGGAGCCACGAAGGTGGAAGAAAAAAGGGCGCATGATACCTCCCGGTTCCATTATTTTGCCATGCCCGTGGAGATTGACGGGACGCTGTCTACAGCCTGGTTTAATACTCGGGAATTGCTAGAGAGCGGCAGGCACATGTTCTACGAATTTGGCCTTTTTGAAAAAAGTGAGGCCCAAGCTACTCAGGGGTTAGGACAGGGCGCACAAGGCATCCTGTCGGCGGCCCCTCAGCCTGGACCTCCCCTAACCATTGGCGATTTCATCGGAGAAATCAAGCACACACTTCCTGCCGCCATCAAGGTGGAGCAGGCTTCGTTTAGCCAGGTGGACAACACCTCATTCAGCCTGGCCTTCCATCCAAGGCCGGTGACTCAGGCGAACTACCAAAAGAAATTAGACGCCTGGCAGGCGGGAGAGAATTTGGGGCGTGTGCCAATCTCACTCGGCCTCACACCGCCTGTTTTGCGGGTGGCCGGGGCAGATGCCCGAGGGTTGTTCATGCCACCCTCCCTTTTCGATAAAGTCACCAAAGATGCCCATGCTGTGCCTGTGGAAGCATTGCGTGGTCTGCTCGATGCGCTCTATAATCCGGTAGCCGTTTTCCAATCGCGAACGAGGGCCGATAGTCTCGTCGTCCTGACTGAATATCAGGAGAAGGGAATGCCGGTAATTGCCGCCATCACTCTTGATAAGTCAGCGGGAGCAGACTGGATCATTAACGAGGTGGCGTCGATCTATGGCCGCCCAAGCCGCGACATCGCGGCAATGTTTGCAGAATCCCCCCTCTACATCAATCCACAAAAAAGCCTCGCGTGGTCGAAACAAGTTGGGCTGCAATTGCCCAAGCGTCCGACTCCCCAGCGAGGCCAAGGAAGTATCCCCGGACCCGAGGACGTTGTCAAGTGGATTGAATCCAGGACAAAGGCTTCGACCAACCCTGTGGCGCCAGGTGCAGTCAATGAAAACGGCCAGGCCAAGCCGGGTGCCAGCGACGGGAGAAGCGGCACGTCCTTCAGCCTGTCTCCCGCCCCCGCCACACTCCACTTCATTGACTCGAAAACAGAACAAGGTATAATCAAAAGTGATGAACACAGAAGCCCCGAAACCCTCTTCAAAACCCTCACCGGCCATGACCCCCGAGGAAATCGAACGGGCCCTGGAACAGATGCGAAACTGCCCTGGAAACCTGGGAGATCAATCCTCAGTCATTCCAGATTCGTGGCGTGGGCGCGTGAGAACGAAAGGGAGATTGATCCCGCCTCCTTCAAAGCCATAGATGAGGCCAATTTTGGAGGTGAGCATGCGATCTTTTTGGACACCCAAACTGGCCGCGTGGTCAAGCTGACCAAGCCAGGCCTCTTTGGTTACCATGCCGAGGATGCCGGGAGGTATCTCCAGCGCATGGCCTTGGGGAACCGGGCCTTCGGTGACGATGTCACCTTTGAAGGCGTGGTGAAGCTGCCTGGGGAGCATGATTACCGCGCCGTCATCTCCCAGCCCTTTGTGTTCGGCCGGCCTGCCACCCAGCCTGAGGTGGCGGACTTTCTCAGCACCAAAGGCTACCACCCTTATGAGGGCAACTGGGTGCACCCGATCCTGGGCATCACCGTGCGTGACACCATCACCGAAGGCAACGCCCGCATGCAGGACGACGGGACCGTCATGCCCATTGACTGGATCCTGGAGCCCACCCCGCTCGCCGACCTGCGCGCCGTGCGCGAGCTGACCGGCCAGGGCCGCGAGACCTCCTTCTCGCTGGGGCCTGCCACACCTTTGAATCCTCCACAGACACCTCTTGAACTTGAAAGCACCTATGATACCTCTCCCCATGATCCACAAAGACGGACGCCCCATGACACCGGCAGAAATGCTGGAAGCTCGCCGGGCATCATCGCGAGGGATGTCCTCGGAAGAGATCGGCGCATCGCTGGCCAGGAACCGCCAAGCGAGGCTCTCCGCGGAAACGCAGGAGACATCCAAAGGCAATATGCCACCCTCCTCGCCTGGGCAGAAGAAAAAGGATTGATCTTTGACCCTGCCCGGCTCGGCCCTGAGATGGATAGCCGGGGAGAGCACCGGGTGCATCGCCCTCTCGAAGTTCGGGATGCTGGAAGAGTTTTAAAAGTGACCTTGCCTAACGGTTCTGGCATGACTCGGCGTGCTCTTCGCCTGAGAGATGGCGGTGAAAAGCTCCTGGAAGATGATGCCCTGCCTGCGGAGTATCTCGAACGCTGGGAACTGCATAACGAATTGTTAGGTGACGATGCAAAGTTTGAAGGTATCCTCCAGACGCCTCAGGGTCCGGCCATCGTCATGTCGCAGACTTATGTCGAGGGCACCTTGCCGAGCGAAAAGGAAATTGAAACCGTCCTGGAAAAACAGGGCTGGCATCCCACAGGCGATGGCCATTGGCAACGCTGGCATGAAGGGCAGCTAATCGGCCTGGCCGATGTGAAACCTTCCAATTGGATCCGCACGGCCACTGGACAGGTCTTTGCCATTGATGTCATTCCCTTCATCCCTTCGGCAACGATCACCAAAAAGTGGCTGCCCATTCCCTCAAGCAAGTAA